In Pyxicephalus adspersus chromosome 12, UCB_Pads_2.0, whole genome shotgun sequence, a genomic segment contains:
- the NFKBIA gene encoding NF-kappa-B inhibitor alpha, translating to MTSRYLDYSGNMDGELRMPGKDKHFQNTEDRTDSGLDSLKDEDYNRIVSGVQNLCIPVSATPQDYEPEPWKVQNNEDGDTLLHLAVIHEAKDLAEEAIRRSYRDGYYLNRQNNLYQTPLHLAIITEQAEIAEKLLQAGCDPEIRDYRGNTALHIACQRGSLRGVGVIVQYSKFQLPSLLTCYNYDGHTCLHLASNNGYLAIVEHLISLGADINAQEPCNGRTALHMAVDKQNPDLMYLLLKHGADVNKVTYQGYSPCQLTWGRENSQIQQHLLSVTEKSLQYLPESEDEDSSDSESEHSDDEYMYDDCKLMCQGLN from the exons ATGACCTCTCGTTATTTGGATTACTCCGGCAATATGGATGGAGAGCTCAGGATGCCTGGCAAGGACAAACATTTCCAGAACACCGAGGACCGAACCGACAGCGGACTGGACTCTCTGAAAGACGAAGATTATAATAGGATCGTCAGCGGGGTCCAGAACCTCTGTATCCCGGTATCGGCCACCCCACAGGACTACGAGCCCGAACCATGGAAGGTCCAGAACAACGAGGATGGAGATAC GCTTCTCCACTTGGCAGTCATCCATGAAGCTAAAGATCTTGCAGAAGAGGCAATCAGAAGATCCTACAGGGATGGATATTACCTGAACCGGCAAAATAACCTTTACCAG ACACCTCTTCATCTGGCTATAATCACAGAACAAGCTGAAATAGCTGAGAAGCTCCTCCAGGCCGGATGTGACCCAGAAATCAGGGATTACCGCGGAAATACCGCCCTGCACATCGCCTGCCAACGGGGTTCCCTGCGCGGGGTTGGCGTCATTGTTCAGTACAGCAAATTCCAGCTGCCTTCCCTTCTTACCTGCTACAACTATGACG GTCACACATGTCTACACCTTGCATCCAATAATGGTTATCTCGCCATCGTCGAGCACTTGATCAGTCTGGGAGCAGATATTAATGCTCAG GAGCCTTGTAATGGACGCACAGCTCTCCACATGGCTGTGGATAAACAGAACCCCGACTTGATGTATTTGTTGCTCAAGCATGGGGCAGATGTGAACAAAGTTACATACCAAGGCTACTCGCCATGCCAACTTACCTGGGGAAGGGAAAACAGTCAAATCCAGCAACATCTGCTGTCCGTGACTGAGAAGAGTCTACAGTACTTGCCAGAAAGTGAAGATGAGGACAGTTCCGACTCGGAATCAGAACATTCAGATGATGAG tataTGTATGACGATTGCAAGTTGATGTGCCAAGGCCTAAATTAA